The nucleotide window AGCGGGTGGCTGCGCATCTGCTGCTCCTCGACGTTCGTGAGGTGCTCCTCCTTGAGGAGCACGGCGTCGGGCGCCTGGATCTTCCCGAGGTCGTGGAAGACGGCGGCCCGCTCCAGGTCGATCAGGTTCTCCCGGCTCAGCCCCAGCCGCCTGCCCAGCTCGCAGGAGAGCTTCGCGACGCGGGCGGAGTGACCCTGCGTGTACGCGTCCCGGGCGTCCAGGGATGCGGCGATGACCCGGACCATGCCGATGTACGCCTCCTCGAGCTGCCGCGCCTGCGCCTGAAGCCCTTCCTTCTGGGACAGGATCTCCTCCGCCATCCGGTTGAACGCCCGCGTCAGGTCTCCCAGCTCGTCCGTGCTTTCGATTGGGATGGGGCGGAACTCCGCTCCTCCGCCCAGCGAGAGGACCCCCTGATGGAGCCGCTTGACGCGGGTCGTGATCAGGCTGGACATCAGCCATGTCCCGACGAACGCAAGCGCCAGGACGACCGATACGACGACCATGATCCGGCGGTGGACGGACCGGGTGGCGGCGGCCAGCGTCCCGGTCGTGAGCGCCAGGGTGGCGGTTCCCACCAGTTTCCCGGCGAACTGGATCGGGGTGCTGAACTCGATGAGCGTGCGTCCCTCGCGCACCACCTCGTCGGCGTGGGTTTCCGCATAGGTCGCGAGAGGGGTGATCCGGGCGGAGGGGGCGAACGTCTTGCCCCGGTCGCCGATCCGGCTGTGGGCGACCACCTTGTCCGCGGCGTCCCGGATCGCGACGAAGTCGATGTCGGGGACGCTTTCCCGGGTCTCGGACGCCAGGCGGTCCAGCGCAAGCTGGTCGTTGGCCAGCAGCGAATAGCCGGCGGAGAACGCCACCACGCGGGAGATGGCCGCGCCACGCTGCAGGAGGTTCTTTCGCATGGTGGATTCGGTGATCTTCGACCCCGCCCAGGCCACCGCGAACACGAGCAGGAAGGCCAGCGGCAGGAGGAACCCGAACAGCTTCATGCGGATGCCGAAAGAATACCGCCCGTTCCTCCCCATGTCGTGGAATACGTTTTTCATGTTTTTCAATCCGGTATGGACCATTATATATGCGGATCGAAGGGGAAGGGGGGCGCCATTGAAGAAAGGGTGAAGGAATTCCGATCGGATAACGTCGAAGGATGCGAGCAAAAACGGGAGGTGAGGGATGCCATTCTCGGGAAGAATGCGGATTCCGTTTGCGATCCTGGTGTTTCTGTCCGTTGCTGCATGGGGAGGCGGCGACGCGCGGGCCGAGGTCAGCGTCAGCATCAACATCGGGCCGCCGCCGATCGTGGTGGCCGAGCCGCCGGAGATCGTGGTGATCCCGGAGAGCCGGGTCTACTTCGTGCCCGATCCCCATATCGATGTGTTCTTCTACGCGGGCTACTGGTGGTCTCCCCGCGGCGACCGGTGGTACCGGGCGCGGGAATACAGAGGTCCCTGGGTCCACATCCATTCCACGAGCGTCCCCCGGGCCGTGGTCTACATGCCGCGCGATTACCGGGTCCGGTATCGGGACGTACGGCCGGTCCCTTACGGCCACTGGAAGAAGGAGCACGGCCATTGGGAGAAGAAGCATTGGAAATCCCACAAGCGCTGGGAGGCGGAACGGGAGCGGGAGTGGAGGGAGCGCAGTCCCGGCGACCGGTACGAGCGGCATGGCGAGCGCCGGCACGATCGGCGGGAGGACCGCCGCGACGACCGCCGCGACGATCGGCGCGACGATCGCCGGGAGGATCGCCGCGACCGGAGGTAGCGGCAGCGGTCAAGCGAGCTTCCGCAGCACCTCGTTCGAAACGAACCAGTACGCCTCGGGGATCCGCAGCCGACCGCGGTCCCGCACGAGGCCGCCCGAAGCGACCAGCCGTTCCACGGCCCCCGACAGCCTCTCCGGCAGGGGGCCGTGCCTTTTTTCCCCCTCTTCCGGCGATACCCCTTCCGACACGCGCAGCCCGAAGATCAGGAACTCTCTCCACGCATCCTCCCGGCTCCTCGCCTCGGCTTCCGCCCAGGGGATCCGCTCCTCCCCGACGCGGGACGCGTATTCCTCCAGGGAGGCCGGGTTCGCCGTCCGCATCCCCATCGGCGCCGATATCCCCGGGAACAGCAGCCCGTGCGCGGAAGGCCCCAGGCCGAGATATCCTTCGCGGCGCCAGTACTTTCCGTTGTGACGGCACTCCTGTCCCGGGAGCGCGAAATTGGAGATCTCGTAGTGAAGGTATCCCGCGGCGGCGAGGCGCCGCCGGGCCGTGTAGTACATGCTGGCCGTCGCATCGTCGGAGGGCAGGGCGATCTCACCGCGCTCCAGCCGCCCGTGGAGCGGCGTCCCCGGCTCCGGCGTGAGGACGTACGCGGAGATGTGATCGGGGCGGAGCGCGGCGGCTTCGCGCAGCTCTTCCTCCCAGTCCGCCTCCTCCTGCCCCGGGGTCCCGAAGATCAGGTCGATTCCCACGGAGGGGAACCGCGCCTCCCTCGCCCGCCGGAAGGCGTCCCGGGCGTCCCGCGCGGAGTGGATCCTGCCGAGCGCGGCGAGGACGGCGGGCCGGAACGACTGGACGCCGAGACTCAGCCGCGTGAAACCGGCATCCAGGAGCCGGGGAAAGTCCTCTTCCTGCAAGGTTCCGGGGTTCGCCTCCAGCGTCACCTCGGCCGTCTTCTCCACCGGAAGGCGGGAGCGTATCCCGGAAAGCAGCCGGCGGAGGCGCACCGGACCGAGCAGGGAAGGGGTCCCCCCACCGAAATACACCGTGTCCGCCGGCGGTTCCGCCTCCCGCGGAAACTCCCGGAGGACGATCTCCAGCTCCCGCAGGAGGAGGCCGCAGTACCGCTCCATCGCCTCTTCGCCGGCCACGACGGAGTAGAAATCGCAATACGCGCACTTGCGGGCGCAGAACGGGACGTGGACGTAGATGCCGCGCATCCGGTGATTCTCCCACGCCTTGACACGCCGCGGGGGATGCGATAGTTGTATTCCAATAAATGAATCACCGTTCAGTCGCCTTCCCGGCCAACATCAAGCGACAGGAGGAGGAACCGATGTTTCCGAAAATCCGCAGGGTAGCCGTCCTGGGTGCGGGCGTCATGGGCTCCGGGATCGCGGCGCACCTGGCCAGCGCCGGCATCCCCTGCCTGATGCTCGACATCGTGCCTCCGGTGCGCACGGATGATGAGGAGAAGAAGGGGATCCGGGAGAGCAGCCCCGCCTTCCGGAACCGGTTCGCGCTGAAAGGGCTGGAATCGATCCGGAAGAGCAAGCCGTCCCTCATCTATTCGAAGAAGGACCTCGACCTGATCTCGATCGGCAACTTCGAGGACGACCTCGGGAAGGTCGCGGAGTGCGACTGGGTCATCGAGGTCGTCGTCGAGAACCTGGCGATCAAGCAGGCCCTCTACGAAAGGATCGAGAGGCTCTGGAAGCCCGGGATCGTCGTCTCCTCGAATACCTCGGGCATCTCCATCGCGCGGATGATGGAGGGGCGCGGCGCCGACTTCCGCCGCCACTTCCTCGTCACCCACTTCTTCAACCCCGTCCGGTACATGAAGCTGCTGGAGCTGGTGGCGGGGGAGGACACCGACCCGGAGATCCTCTCGGGCATCGCCGATTTCGGCGAGCGGGTGCTGGGCAAGGGGATCGTCTACGGCAAGGACACGCCGAACTTCATCGGCAACCGGGTGGGCGTGTACGCGATGATGTACGCGATGCACGCGATGCTGCGGGACGGGCTGACGATCGAGGAGGTGGACAAGGTGCTGGGCCCCGCGATGGGCCGCCCGAAATCCGCCGCCTTCGGGACCGCGGACCTGGTGGGGATCGACACGCTGCTCCACGTCTCCGACAACGTCTACGAGAACCTCCCGGACGACCCGGACCGGGACAGGTTCCTCCCTCCCCCCTTCGTGAAGGAGATGGTCGCGCGCAAGCTGCTGGGGCGCAAGTCCGGCGCGGGCTTCTTCAAGATGGAAGGGAAGGGCGAAAACAAGAAGAAGATGGTGCTGGACTACAGCACCCTCGAGTACCGGCCGGCGGGGAAGGTCTCCTTCCCCTCGATCGACGCGGCCAAGGGCGAGGAGGACGTGGGGCTGCGGATCCGCAAGGTGGTCTCCGCCGACGACAAGGCGGCGAAGTACGCCTGGGACGTCCTGGCCGAGTCGCTGATCTACGCGGCGAAGCGGATCCCCGAGATCGCGGACGATGTCTTCAACATCGACAACGCCATGAAGTGGGGGTTCAACTGGACGCTCGGGCCCTTCGAGACGTGGGACGCCGTCGGCGTCGCCGACTCGGTGGCGCGGATGAAGGCGGAAGGCAAGGCGGTCCCTTCGATCGTCGAAGGGATGCTCGCCGCCGGCGCCGGCTCCTTCTACCGCCGGGTGGACGGGAAGCTGGAGTTCTTCGATTTCGGCTCCGGGAAGTACGTGGCGGCCCCGATCTCGCCGAAGGTGATCTACCTGCCGGCCCTGGCGGACCGGAGCAAGGTCGTGAAGAGGAACGCCGGCGCGACGCTCTACGACATCGGGGACGGCGTTCTGTGCGCCGAGTTCCACACGAAGATGAACACGATCGACGGCGATGTCGTCGGCATGCTGATGGAGGGCGTCGATCTCGCGGAGAAGGATTTCGCGGGGATGGTGATCGCCAACCACTCGGAGACCTTCTGCGCCGGGGCGAACATCATGATGGTCTTCCTCGCGGCGCAGAACAGGCAGTGGGACGAGCTCGAGAAGATCGTCAAGGGCTTCCAGGACTGCTGCATGCGGTTCCGGTACTCCGAGGCCCCGGTGGTGGCGGCCCCGGCAGGGGTCGTGCTGGGCGGCGGCGTGGAGATGTGCCTGGGCGCAGACCGGATCCGCGCGGCGGCCGAGACCTACATGGGGCTGGTGGAGGTGGGCGTGGGGCTTCTTCCCGCCGGCGGCGGCTGCAAGGAGATGGCGATCCGCCACCTGGAAGGGATCCCCGACGGGGTGAGCGTCGACCGGCTGCCCTTCCTCCGGAAGGCGTTCGAGACCATCGGGATGGCGAAGGTCTCGACCTCCGCGAAGGAGGCCCGCGAGATGGGGTTCCTCCGCCCCTGGGACCGGATCACGATCCAGCGCGATTACCTGATCCGGGACGCGAAGAACACCGTCCTCGGGATGCTCAAGGAAGGGTACGAGGCGCCGAAGCCGCGCACCGACATCGTCCTGCCGGGCAGATCGGCTTATCCGCAGTTCGTCTACGGCCTCTACGCGATGAAGGCGGCCGGGCAGATCAGCGACCACGACGAATCGATCGGCCGGAAGATCGCGTTCATCCTCACGGGCGGCGACGTCCCGGCGGGGACGAAGCGGACCGAGCAGGAGCTGCTCGACCTGGAGCGCGAGGGGTTCCTCTCGCTGTGCGGCGAGGAGAAGACGCAGGCGCGGATCCAGCATATGCTGATGAAAGGGAAGCCGCTGCGGAATTAAGGGACTCGATTCCAGGCGGCCAGGGAGGATACGACGATGACCAAGGCGTATGTCATTGCTTCCGTGCGCACGGCGGTGGGGCGCGCGTACAAGGGCAGCCTGAAGGACACCCGGCCCGACGACCTCGGCGCGGCCGCGATCCGCGGCGCGCTCGCGCAGCTCCCGGCGCTCGACCCGGCGGAAGTGGACGACGTGATCTTCGGCTGCGCGATGCCGGAAGCGGAGCAGGGGATGAACGTGGCGCGCACCTGCGCCCTGCTGGCGGGGATTCCCGATCATGTCCCCGCGATGACGATCAACCGGTTCTGCTCCTCGGGGCTGCAGTCGATCGCGATGGCCGCCGAGCGGATCATGGCGGGGTTCGCCGACATCGTCGTCGCGGGCGGCACCGAGTCGATGACGATGGTCCCCATGGGCGGGAACAAGCCCTCCTTCCACCCCGGGATCCTGGAGACGCGGCCGGAGACCTTCCTGCCGATGGGGCTGACCGCGGAGAAGGTGGCCGCCCGGTACCAGGTGACGCGGGAGGACCAGGACCAGTTCGCCTTCAACAGCCACCGGAAGGCGATCGCGGCGATCGGGGGGGGGAAGTTCCGCGACGAGATCGTCCCCGTCTCCACCGTGGTGTTCCGCGAGGGCGACGACGGGAAGCCCGTCCGCAAGGAGATCGTCTTCGAGTCGGACGAAGGGCCCCGGGCCGACACGACGCTCGAGGCGCTGGCCGCGCTGAAGCCCGCCTTCGACGCGCGGGGAACGGTGACCGCGGGGAACTCCTCCCAGATGAGCGACGGCGCCGCGGCATCGATCGTGGTCTCGGAGAAGGCGCTGAAGAAGCTCGGCGCGGAGCCGCTGGCGCGGTTCCTCGGCTTCGCGGTGGCGGGCGTGGCGCCGGACGTGATGGGGATCGGCCCCATGGAGGCCATCCCGAAGCTGCTGAAGCGGATGCGCGTAAAGACGACGCGGATCGACCTGGTGGAGCTCAACGAGGCGTTCGCCGCCCAGGCGCTTCCCGTCATCCGGGAGCTGTCGCTCGATCCCGACAAGGTGAACGTCAACGGGGGGGCGATCGCGCTGGGACATCCGCTCGGCTGCACGGGCGCGAAGCTCGCAGCCACGCTCCTGCACGAGATGAAGCGGCGCGGTCCTTCCCTGGGAGTGGTGTCGATGTGCATCGGCGGCGGGATGGGCGCCGCGGGGCTGTTCGAGCGGGAGTAAGCGGCGAATCCGCCCCGTTTTTTCGACCCGCCGGAAATACCGTCGCGATAAAATATTCATAGGTACGGTTTCCCCCCGCCGTGGGGGGAAACCTCCGCGGGCGGAAAGGCGGCTCCCCATGGAACGCCTGTACGACCTCATGGCTTGCAGCGGATCCCGGCCGGTACGCCGCGCCATCGCCTGCGCCCGGACGCGGGTATGAACAAATACCTCACATTGTTCGAGAGTCTCCCGATGCCCGCCTTTCTCCTGGACCGGGAAGGGATGATCGACAACGCGAACCGCGCCGCCGCGGAGCTTCTGGGCGAGGTCGAGCCCCCCGGCTTCCTCTCGGTGGAGGTTTCCACGTTCCTCGCGGCGGGCGTTCCTTGCCGCCGTATCGAGAAAATATTGAAGACGCCGAAAGGATGGCGCAATTACCGGATCGAGATGCACCGGATGCCGGGCGCATCCGGGACGTACGAGGGGGCCGTGGTCGTCCTCTCCGATCTGACGGAACGGCGCGAGGCGGAGGAGACCCTGCAGGTGGTCCTCGAGGAGCTGGAGGCGCGGGTCGCGCAGCGCACGGC belongs to Thermodesulfobacteriota bacterium and includes:
- a CDS encoding HD domain-containing phosphohydrolase; protein product: MKNVFHDMGRNGRYSFGIRMKLFGFLLPLAFLLVFAVAWAGSKITESTMRKNLLQRGAAISRVVAFSAGYSLLANDQLALDRLASETRESVPDIDFVAIRDAADKVVAHSRIGDRGKTFAPSARITPLATYAETHADEVVREGRTLIEFSTPIQFAGKLVGTATLALTTGTLAAATRSVHRRIMVVVSVVLALAFVGTWLMSSLITTRVKRLHQGVLSLGGGAEFRPIPIESTDELGDLTRAFNRMAEEILSQKEGLQAQARQLEEAYIGMVRVIAASLDARDAYTQGHSARVAKLSCELGRRLGLSRENLIDLERAAVFHDLGKIQAPDAVLLKEEHLTNVEEQQMRSHPLDGTEILRAAPFLHRYIPVVRAHHEWFNGEGYPDGKKENEIPFHAQIIALADAFDAMTTDRPYRQALGTEEALEEILRFRGTQFAPDLADAFAKMIRELPAMDMATLRSMAL
- the hemW gene encoding radical SAM family heme chaperone HemW, with product MRGIYVHVPFCARKCAYCDFYSVVAGEEAMERYCGLLLRELEIVLREFPREAEPPADTVYFGGGTPSLLGPVRLRRLLSGIRSRLPVEKTAEVTLEANPGTLQEEDFPRLLDAGFTRLSLGVQSFRPAVLAALGRIHSARDARDAFRRAREARFPSVGIDLIFGTPGQEEADWEEELREAAALRPDHISAYVLTPEPGTPLHGRLERGEIALPSDDATASMYYTARRRLAAAGYLHYEISNFALPGQECRHNGKYWRREGYLGLGPSAHGLLFPGISAPMGMRTANPASLEEYASRVGEERIPWAEAEARSREDAWREFLIFGLRVSEGVSPEEGEKRHGPLPERLSGAVERLVASGGLVRDRGRLRIPEAYWFVSNEVLRKLA
- a CDS encoding 3-hydroxyacyl-CoA dehydrogenase/enoyl-CoA hydratase family protein; this encodes MFPKIRRVAVLGAGVMGSGIAAHLASAGIPCLMLDIVPPVRTDDEEKKGIRESSPAFRNRFALKGLESIRKSKPSLIYSKKDLDLISIGNFEDDLGKVAECDWVIEVVVENLAIKQALYERIERLWKPGIVVSSNTSGISIARMMEGRGADFRRHFLVTHFFNPVRYMKLLELVAGEDTDPEILSGIADFGERVLGKGIVYGKDTPNFIGNRVGVYAMMYAMHAMLRDGLTIEEVDKVLGPAMGRPKSAAFGTADLVGIDTLLHVSDNVYENLPDDPDRDRFLPPPFVKEMVARKLLGRKSGAGFFKMEGKGENKKKMVLDYSTLEYRPAGKVSFPSIDAAKGEEDVGLRIRKVVSADDKAAKYAWDVLAESLIYAAKRIPEIADDVFNIDNAMKWGFNWTLGPFETWDAVGVADSVARMKAEGKAVPSIVEGMLAAGAGSFYRRVDGKLEFFDFGSGKYVAAPISPKVIYLPALADRSKVVKRNAGATLYDIGDGVLCAEFHTKMNTIDGDVVGMLMEGVDLAEKDFAGMVIANHSETFCAGANIMMVFLAAQNRQWDELEKIVKGFQDCCMRFRYSEAPVVAAPAGVVLGGGVEMCLGADRIRAAAETYMGLVEVGVGLLPAGGGCKEMAIRHLEGIPDGVSVDRLPFLRKAFETIGMAKVSTSAKEAREMGFLRPWDRITIQRDYLIRDAKNTVLGMLKEGYEAPKPRTDIVLPGRSAYPQFVYGLYAMKAAGQISDHDESIGRKIAFILTGGDVPAGTKRTEQELLDLEREGFLSLCGEEKTQARIQHMLMKGKPLRN
- a CDS encoding acetyl-CoA C-acyltransferase → MTKAYVIASVRTAVGRAYKGSLKDTRPDDLGAAAIRGALAQLPALDPAEVDDVIFGCAMPEAEQGMNVARTCALLAGIPDHVPAMTINRFCSSGLQSIAMAAERIMAGFADIVVAGGTESMTMVPMGGNKPSFHPGILETRPETFLPMGLTAEKVAARYQVTREDQDQFAFNSHRKAIAAIGGGKFRDEIVPVSTVVFREGDDGKPVRKEIVFESDEGPRADTTLEALAALKPAFDARGTVTAGNSSQMSDGAAASIVVSEKALKKLGAEPLARFLGFAVAGVAPDVMGIGPMEAIPKLLKRMRVKTTRIDLVELNEAFAAQALPVIRELSLDPDKVNVNGGAIALGHPLGCTGAKLAATLLHEMKRRGPSLGVVSMCIGGGMGAAGLFERE